The Erigeron canadensis isolate Cc75 chromosome 1, C_canadensis_v1, whole genome shotgun sequence genome segment AATAATTATAACAATTCGCGAATCGCGCGGAGTAatatacctagtatatatatatatattataaaacaatagttatcctaacGTTTTAAAGGCATCCACCTCACTTCAAAACTATTcttaaacattgccacataggatttagcctatgtggcatctccatatttttttacaatatttattatataacttttatttctttactttaaattacataataattgcataatataatttattgatatagatatattcaAATCCGGTACAtagaaaataaaacatttttggcTAAAAATCTTCCAAATCCCACAATGCTTATTAGCTACTGACAAAAGTTATTTTCTCAAATACTGATTTGATCTAATCTCTGTTTCATAAATATTATCAtcaaatatcaatatcaatattaatgtATATGCTTTCATGTCATAACTAgcataacaaagaaaaaaaaaagcacgaCAGAGGGCAGTCAATTAATTAGCAGCTTTTGTGTTTAATCTAATATTACGTTAGAATTTGTAAAGTACATATACGATATTGAAAGCTTTGGTTATAGaagatgttattttattttttttaatattatattagacCTTGCAAGGTACATCTACATAGTTATATGATTTACAAATTGCAAACGTTTTTGGAAGACTCTTGCGGGGAAATTGATTGCTTTACATATCTTTTTCATATTATCGGTAtgttttctgtaattaattggGTGAGTGgttttttattatgttattcaTGATTATCGAACacggtttttatatataaggtCTATAGTTTCCGAGAACCAATCGTTTCACAACCCATGAGAACCTGATTAAgtcttaaaaatatatgtaaacatataCCTTCTAGTataccttgtatatatataattctctatctcaaaAGGAAGAAAGGCCAGCTAACTTGTTCTTATGACACATCCTTTTCCACTAACACCAACCTTCTCCACTCATGCCTTCTTAAATCTTCTAGTAATCAAGTGTATATGTTTACTATCAAAATTTAAGATTTACCACTCAGTCATCTCAAGCAATTCATAAAAGTATTAGGTTGGGGGTGTGTAGAAGGTGTGGGTGAATTGATTTGATAAGAAGATAAAGAGAAAAATTGTGAATTTCATCTCATTTTAATCCAATTTCTTCAATTAAGGTAAGAATTTAACCTAAAATCCTTGTAATGAGATTAGGGTTCTTATGTAAagaaaatttggggattttggGTTAGAAGAGTTATATGGAGATGCTATAGGTTTTATTTTAAGAGCTTTGTTAGTATTGCTAATCCTACTATAATGTAGTCATAATTGTGTTTGACTAGTGatgttaatgttttttttcaagGTAATAATGAAATTGAGCTAGCAAAATAATAACTTGTATAAGTAGTttcaaatgatgatgatgatgtatatTTTAAGCCAAACACAACTATGAAGTTAAGTGAAAGATTTAGCTATTAATAAGATAAAGTTAAATAAGAAGCCTTACTATGATGTACTTTTGGATCGGTGGACTTTAAGGAGAAGAATTACTTGTCaagattgttttgtttttccattttcatttgcAAAGGTGagtacattatatatatgcatatgtttTTAAGACTCCAAGTATGGGCATCTATGTGCCATACTTGGTGAAATGTTGTTTATGACCTTTTTGACATATGATGAAATGATGTTTATGGCCTTTTTGGCATATGATAAATGATATTATGAATGTATGAAGTCAAGAGTGAATTGCACACTCCCTCTTGACAATGATGTAGTATGGATCCATGCTAGTttgaatgatgttgatgattgtgatatgaatgaatgaaatggaatgtatgaatatatatgttgtacTCACTAAGCTTTTCGCTTATACGTTTAGTTGTTATGTTTTCCTTATAGGAGGATCAAGCTCTAAGGGTAAAGCTAGTTCTTGAAGTGAAGTGAGTTGAAGATCTTTTAGTAGGTGATTGTTATAGTTAATGTTGGTGGATAGTTGTCTCTTGATCAAGCACTCCCAAAACTTGTGTTTTTGTTTATGAAACGATGAATCTTAATGTTATGGTATTGTGTCTTGTTTAGTTTCAACTCAACATTTAGCATTGTAAGAATTATGTTAAAGTGTTGGTTTGGCAAAATGGGTAAGATGACCCATTTACTTGTATAAACTTGGTTTGTATAAATGAATGGTATGAAGACTTTTGGAAATGTTGTGTTAGGtgatttatgtcaaaactaaaTTGCTAATCAGTTGTTGGAAGctcggttttgagaaaaagggtTGAAAATTGTTCAAAGTGTCAAAAGTACGAAACCCGAAGAGGACGACCTTTGTGCAGAGGACGACCTCTGTAGGACACAATAGTCGTCCGCTTATGtgaattttacacttttactaCCGAGGCTTCGTTTGACCTTTCTGGGACCTGAAACTCATACAATAGACTTGTATTAATATTCTAAGAAGGtttaatttgtcatttttcaaatttgagaacTTTGATTTTTGGCGAAAAACGACTTAAATTTCCGAAGTATAAAATTGTCCAATCTGCTTAacataagtttttatataattgtatgaTTTTCGAGTCGAAAAGGTTTGGGGCGTTACACCCGTCAACCCGCAAACTTGATTTTTTCGAGTGAGGTTCACATTTCGAGTTAAAAGGTCTAGCCATTCAACCtcaaaatattttaactttatataacgtttttaataggTTAACCACCAACCATTTGACCCGACAACCCTCATATGTTTGACCGAAAATTAACCCGTCAATTCAGCAATTCATACGACCTATAATAAACTCTTCAGCCCTTAACCCGCTAACCTGATATTTCCGATCTGGTGGGTTGGTTGAGTGGTAGGAAAGTTTAGGTTGAAATTTTCAACACGATTTTGATATCAGGTCATGTTCAGGTTAGATAATTTCTACCAACTAACTTCAACCGGACCCTTTTAacaccatatatatacaaagaagtATGCGTATTTGTTTTAagcttaaatttaaaaaaaaaatgaaactatttaaattttaaaaaactttactaaatatttactttaacgggtgggtatatatataacatcaaatctatatatatatatattaaaacagtaggaatcctagcCTTCTAAAGCTCTCctcaatttaaagctatttttaaaatttgccatataggtttttatcctatgtggcatctctatattttttgacaatattttatctcttttacaaaattcaaaaacaaaaaaaaaccaaaaaacaaataaatctgTAATGAATAATCTTGAGCTTAAATGAAGGTTTAATGGTGGAATTAGAGTTTAgtgtgtgtttgagtgtgtgAGGGTGATGGGAGGTGGAAAATGATCTAAAGAGAGAAAGTAAGTTAGAGAGAAGGAACTATAAGATTAATTATGAAAGGCTTTTTACAATTTGTGTTATGGAGAGGTATTTATACAAATCTCCTAATTAACACTAATACCCCTTCCATAGATAGAaatattacaatttaacaccatttatattcttaacaatctcccccttggtgttgaattgtaaatgtTGTGTAACATCcgtgaattttgacccgttgctTAATGTGTAATTTGATGAATTATTGAAATAAATGATATTTTAGGTTTATCTTGTGATTAAATGACTAACTTTATACTCGTTGGGTCGAttgacggtgtgctagatgaTATGTCGCAGGTTATGAACTAACTAGTTATGtgatgggtcaacccatggatcaaagtcaTGATCCATGACCCActttagtcaacccaacccccccacccaccttatcctttccttccctcattcttcttatctctctcttctttactcTCAAGAACACCCAGacactctcctttcactctctctctaatttaattcatagttcatggaaattcaagcttagttaaagcaagaataataaatcttatcaccattttaacatcatatcaaaaacttgggttccaaagtgCAAGAAATTACCTCATTTGAgtcaaaattcgggtttgagtgCTAGGTGAAGATTTGGTAAGCTAAACTTGTTCCATAAcctttattttatctttgtttacttgtttctagttgatGTCGAGTGGATTCGGGTCTTGAATCGAGTCGAAAAGCTTGCAAGTGTCATTTAGGTTTTTTAGGAAATTTAGTTCAAGAATTGGAATTTGACTTGAGTTCGAAAGAGAATTGGGAAGTGGGTTAAGTTTAGATATGGTTAATGTATGTATTTTCGTGTTAAAAATTGAGTTAGAGGAGTCTTGTAATCGATTTGGAGGctaaaaagggttttgggtCGTGTTTAGGCTTGAAGTTGCTGCTGGTCTACTGCAGGTAGGagagactgcggcgcagtgaggaaGGCCaagcctcactgcggcgcagtgccCATTTTCTGGTTAGAATCTTCGAGcctcactgcggtgcagtgTATACTTGCTGTCCGACAATGTCATTTTTAAACGCTCGTATCTTTCAAaccgtaagtccaatcgagaCGTGTGACCTATCGTTGAATTCGTAAAagagtctagtttcttgtaGTAACCTTCATTTGGGATGAAACCTTCCCCATTTCTAAAAAGGTCGAGTCTTTTGAGCCTAAGTCTTTATTCGGGAAAAGTTATTAATGCTTGGGTACGTTGTGGCCGACTTAAATTTGGTTTAGACCTTACCTAGACGTTTTAACAACTTTATCTAGTCCCGAGAGTCACTAGAGTTGTACTCGTTATGAGTAGGACATAAATGGATCGTGCTAATAATTccatatgatattataattataggTGGTGGACATGAAGTGATCACAAGACAACtctaatttgattttaacttgTATTAACTACTCTtagccgatcaaggtgagttggTATCTCCCCAATCTATTGAGATTCAGGCTGAAAAGCGTATATTGTGTGTTTTATTGTTTACACTAGTTGTTTGTTGAtcgaatgatgattgatggatgaattgaATTGTTTCGTGTAAGTTGGtttgagaaaggttatatttaggttagatgtacatacatggaagtcgacttcgctttcaaaaggtttgagatgtagagggttagccgctggtacaccctgtatacaaacatcgaagactctttgaaagcaagccctcttaagtgtatgtatgtatagtttgatcatattgttaGTTATTAGATGTTGGATGgatggattgttgggcttgcattgtgttggttgctttgagatgatttggcTGTCTATcgagacaaatgtgtttatccaggtatagacgtatacactggtgttggtcatccgggtttatagacgtatattcgccgacATTTTTGAGATTCCacattggtcatggtgatgacatgtgagtatcgttgcatagatggcatgatGGCCATGCATATCATTCGTATCttggtttggcatgcatatctTCCGCATTCATGGCATTGGCATTGCATTGGTTATTCTTACACGCTTGTTATATTGCGATGCATTGGTTGGATGTTGTGAAGACTACTTATATGCgatattttctcttatttttatgatatatgattattgtCGGTGGTTCCTCTTGGGCCacctgtaacatcccaaacttttcgaGTTTGACTTATTGGCTTGACCGTTAGTCAACGTTAGGTTCGTTAAGTTTATATGCCCTATATGTGATTATGCGATTAAATTCTTATGTGTTTTATGTGAAATGATTAATATGATGtataatgaaagtaattaaagCAACGTTATGAAAGTTAAGTGCTTGTTAGATCGTTAAGTCTCCCGGAAGGTGAATTAAGCTAAGAAAGTCAAATTTAGAAGTTAAATGGCCCTAAGTGTAAGATTAGGAGTTGATGGCCAGGGGTTAAGGTGCAATTAGGTATCCCTAATTGTCAAAACTTCAGGACATAGGTGAGAAATACCCCAGCCATCCTCCCTCCTTCTCCTTGCAAGTTTCTTTCAAGATCTCATCGTTTCGTGTCGTTTTAATCGAGTTTTGTTAAGATCTTGAATCCCCTAAGTCttctacaggtaatataggtaatATTATCCTTTAAATCTGATCTTATGAgtcatagatgagtattcaatccaggccatggggtttgggttgggttaattgATTAAATGGTTACTGATTTCATGTATTCGGGTGATTGAATGATTGATTCATGTTGTAAAGGATTAAAGGattaattggtgttttcaatgagtgatattggtcttattttaagtgtatctgatgttcataagacctggagatgtgttaaagtcgtttgagatgtgtttggttaggttttagggttgtttttcacgactggtcgtcgtaactcccgttacggttgtgtaactcccgttagctgggtaattgcgataacacctccactgtaactcccgttacaaattttcataactcccgttaggtgcgtaactcccgttacaaatattcgtaactcccgttagggatTGATTTtcgttaacatttttaaacgaccataacttttgaaccgtaactccgtttttgacaaataagctatccacggagtcgtgagagagtctactttctaatggtagtGTTTCTAAAAGATTattatgatgtcaagtttcctgAAAGGTTAAATTAGTGAGTGAATGTTGAGTTCtatcgagttatgtaagctctaaagtattaaacgaacttccgatgcatcaagccttgtcatgggtcatgtttatatgtatttaggCTTGTTCCTGATCATaagtaagtaggtacttgtttagctcattatgtcgtttaatgctTATAGGTAgccgggaatacttgcaaagctcggtaacttacgttatcatttgttatgtgcttctacgaggtaagatacactactttgacacgctgagggttcaacaaaaatatagctttcatataataacatcccaaatggtatcttgtttgcttatgggtattcgggattatacgggaggtgatatgggctatgtagatgcatataaaagcctgaaatgctaccccaatgatacgtattgctatgagatgttatgtatgcttaatagatgatatgatatgaaatgatgtacgatcgaagatgataaatgttatgcaatgttgtaatgatatacgatatgcaatgatatatgacgatgtacgtgatgtaacaatttatgcgatgtgatgatatgaaatgaaatgctatgaaatgtgatgtatgatgatgatatgtgaaatgtgcatgattacatggcttgttcatctagttcactagacttattaagttgccatgacacgtgcacgtttacgggcccaaacgtaatgatgtatatgtgatgattgtttaggttgtgcaaacacctaaactatatgtgatgtgaaatcgagctcgtaaatttaacgtgaaagtgttaagcttaacccgtacttgccctagcccggttaagtgcgttgatgtggttgctcgggtggctccttgcaacgaggtacaacgtgaagagtaatacgggaggtcttaccagccccattgtcattccttaacgacattgatgtactactgaatggtggttcatctagtcgggtgcgacttatgtcacacttaacgagatgcatatgttatatgagatgcgtgacttttgtcacaattataaagatgttcaaatgtgatatgtgatgatggaaaagatgactaggcacatttaggatgacccatcctaatatgaatgatgttgatgatatgatatgtaagtgtgatgatatgtttgaggatatgtgccttaacgatttaatatgacttttatataatgttttaaatggacaaacgttttataacttatgtgttgtcttacttagctaattcgttagttaacacttgctcttttaaatgtgttgtgccctcaggtccaacaatagtgagcaggtagatgtgagaagatgtgaggcatgggtagatgatcttgaagctagctatagtttacccatagtggctgctcgctttagacatttgctttatgtttaaatattaatgacttgtattgataatgtactcggttgtttaatgttgggcaaccgatggatgtccatttagacttattttgatgatatggctagtaacaccatttaatgaataaaccaaacagattttactggtttggacttttaaagttaattccgcttcttttaacgccgttaggcaaaagtttttggaaatccttatttttaaacgacgggtgttacaccaccactacgaactcaccaacctcgtgtttacttgttagtacacttttcaggtaatcagatGGTTCAAGGACGTGATGCATGATCTAGTGTAGCTTTTGGActcgggcatggactttatggatcaaggattcattcgcccacttttgataaatgcttaggatcgatagccatctctagaattctcttttgtaaactttgatggtcatttgctccttgtgcattgtttgaatatttgtcTTGTTGTGGATCCACCGAACTCATtaatttcatttagttgcctacgataatccctttttgtgctatatgatttccgtaatatttcgagccctagctcgagGTGTTACAGAAAGGTGGCCCATGCGAggtcgtagagaattaggtggtttgacctagactacgacttaagttaaaactcttcatatagcatgcatggCTAGGAATTTTGTATGCAACTTGGTTTGTGTGAACCCTAGAAAGTGTACATTGAGAGTTCGTAGTTAAGACCAATTATGTGATGACTTGAGTACGATATGGTTCGGTTTGAGCTTGATTGTGATTGAGATGGATTGTTGCTTGATAATAATTGTTGATTTAGGGCAAAGTGAAGTTATGGCGTTAACTTGATGTAACATTGTGGCAACCCTAAAAGAGCgtgatcaactattttatggttACCCGATGTTACAACAATTTAATGACATCACGGATTGCACACGCTTGGTTTAAAGCATAATAAGGAACCGATTTGCTTTTTGGGAAGTTGATtgagtggagggttagccgccggtacaccctgtatacaaactcGATCGATAACTAGAAAGCATATTGGATTCGGATTATACTTTGAACCATCCGTGCTAGATTCTTggattaaatgataaatgattgTAGTGAACTTGGTATGATAAGTAATAAATTCCCCCTAGAAATCTATCGCTTTTGCCTTAGCATAATGGTATAAAATGTGTATGTTATATCAATGTGAGAGCATTGACAACTTGTGTGACTGACATGTGAGTATTTCGAGACTAACTTTTGGGTCAAcgtgttatttgttttttaaagaaaTGGTAAGACCAAGAAGAGCTGGAGCTAACTATAGGGCTAACTCGGAAGAACCTCAACCGGAAGTGCAAGGAGGTAGAGGCAGGGGCCGGGGTGGTAGAGGCCGTGGTGGAGGACGAGGTAGGGGCCGAGGTAGGGGTCGTGGTGAGGCTCCTAGGCCTAACTTGGCGGATGTGATTGCTCAAACGGTCACCAATATCATGCCAACTATTGGTGCCCAAGTCCAAGCAACTCTTGATAGGAACAATGGGGTACAACCTAATGAGCATCAAAATGTTGGAAACCCGAAAAATGTGAATGATGAGGGTACTCAACCTCATGTTGTAGAAGaataggaagaagaagaagaactcgAAAGAGTGGACAACTATAGGGCTAGGTATAACCAACATGGAGTGTACCACCAAGGTTGTCAATCCAAAGATTTCAAGAATTGTGGGACACCGGAGTTTGATGGGTTGGGTGGGCCCATGGAATGTATAAAATGGTTTGAGAGGATTGAGGCGGTAATTGAAAGGAGTCATTGTACTTACGATGACCTAATTTATTATGCCTCCGGTATGTTCAAGGAAGATGCTTTAAGTTGGTGGAACCAGGAGAAGGCCTTTGGTCGGGCCCAAAATTTGGAATGGGCCGACTTCAAGAACAAAGTGAAAGAGAAGTTTTGCCCACCTTATGAGCTCCAAAACTTGACCATCGAGTTTGTCCATCTCAAAATGGACGGGGCCGACTACAAGGGCTATGTTAGACGATTCCAAGAGTTGTCTACCCTTGTTCCTCACCTAGTGAGCACCGAGTCTCGGGCCATTGAGAAGTTTGTTTTGGGTTTGACTCCACAAGTCCGTTCTCTCATCAATCCGGTCATGCCTACTTCCATGGTCGAGGCTATTAACCGTGCTGGTAGTGTTACCGAAGACTTGTTAAGAAGTGGAGTTTTGAGtaaatcatcatcgtcatcatcaaaaTGAAAGGAGGTTGGGGAAATAGGTGGTCCAAGGAAGATGGGAAGGTTTGACCCCAAGAATGCTAATCGGGGTAGGGTGATGGCGGCGGTGGAGCCGGTGAAGAAGCCTTATGTGGGGCCCCACCCACATTGTGGAAGATGCAATAGACACCACCCCGCCAATGTTCAATGTGGGGCATGCTTTAATTATAACCGTGTGGGGCATATAGCGAAAGAATGTAGGGCACCAAGGATGGGTGCGGGTCCACTCAATGTAGCTCCTATTCAAGCTTTTCCTCCTCAAGGCAATCAAAGAAGAAGCGAATGTTATGTGTGCGGTAGCCCTAATCATTACCGTAACAATTGTCCTCAATGGGTGGGACAACAAGTTCAAGTGTCCGTTTACCCCAATCAACTACAAATTGCCGGGCCTAACCAAAACCGGGGCAACAAGGTCACCAAGTGCAACCCCGTGGCCGAGTCTTTGCGGTCAATGCAAATGAGGCCCGTAATGATCCCAATGTGGTTGCAGGTACCTTTCTTCTTAATGGTCATTATGCAACGGTTTTATTTGATTCCAGAGCCGACTATAGTTTTGTGTCCTCTCGCTTTATTCCTTTGATTGATGTGCATCCGTGTGCCCTAAACTATGTACTGAATATAGAAACAGTAAATGGCGCCTTAGCAAAACTTAGTCAAATACTTCgtaattgtattttgactcTAAACAACGTCGAATTCTACATTGACCTTATGCCTTTTGAAATCGGTAGCTTTGACGTTATTatgggtatggattggttgaCGGCGGTAAATGCAACTATTGATTGTGGTGAGAGGGTTGTTAAAATACTGTTATCTAACGGTAAAATTCCTAGAGTTAAAGGTGAAACATCTGATTCTCTAAATTCTAAAGTCTTTAGTGCTACCGTCTCAAAGGTAGAATTGAAGATCGTTCCTATTGTTTGTGTATTCCCCGATGTTTTTCCGGAAGACTTACCAGGATTACCCCCATCCCGTGAACTTGACTTTCGTATCAATCTTATTCCGGGAGCCGCACCCATGGCAAAAGCTCCTTATAGACTTGCTCTCaccgaaatgcaagaactcgaagCTCAACTTAAGGAACTTCAAGAGAAAGGTTTCATCCATCCTAGTCAATCTCCTTGGGGTGCTCCCATTCtctttgtcaagaagaaagacgGGTCGTTTAGAATGTGTATAGACTACCGGGAATTGAATAAGCTTACGGTgaagaatcgatatcctctTCCTCGAATCGATGATCTCTTTGACCAACTTCAAGGTGCCAAGCACTTTTCCAAAATCGATCTCCACTCGGGTTATCATCAACTCCGGGTTCATGAAGATGACATTCATAAAACGGCTTTCCGAACTCGGTATAGGCACTTTGAATTCACCGTTATGCCTTTCAGGTTGACTAATGCACCGACGgtgttcatggatttgatgaaccggGTGTGTCGCCCTTTCTTGGACAAGTTCGTCATTGTCTTTATTGGCGACATACTTGTTTATTCTAAAACAAAGGAAGAACATGCCGAACACTTGCGAGAAGTACTTGTGTTGTTAAGAAAGGAGAAATTGTATGCTAAATTCTCCAAGTGTGAGTTTTGGTTGGAGAAGGTTCATTTTCTTGGTCACTTGGTGAGTAAGGACGGTATCCATGTTTACCCAAGTAAGATTGAAGCGGTTAAGAATTGGAGGAGACCCGAAACACCTTCCGAAATTCGCCAATTTCTTGGATTGGCGGGTTACTATAGAAGATTTATCGAAAATTTCTATCAAATAAACGAATTATCTTCAAATTTCTTGCTCTCCCTCGAACAAACAATCATTTCAGAGTATATTTAACAATTTATGATTTTACTCTTACTCCCCCTCAAATGAACAATCTTTGGATCTTAACAATCCAAGTATCTATGAAAAGAACAATCTTCATTCAATCTCAAACTTTTCCAATCATCAAACAAATGGTCAATTATTCAATAAATCTGACAAATATCGACCGTGTACATCATCTTGAATATACTCGATCTTGAGTCAATCCTTTAACTTTCTTAAAACAATCTCTCAACTTAGCACTATAATTATTCACTCTCTTCACCTAAACTAACGATCCTTAAAACACTCAAACACAACAATCATCCTTGAACAAATTCTACCAATCAAATTCTACCTGTCCATGAACTCTATctatcaatcatataatcatttCTTCCCCTTATGATGAAAATGTGAAACGGTTTCATCATACAATAATGATTGATAGCATCAACAGTAGATCACAACAAACAATATTCAACCAAATTAACCCAACCCAATTCCCAATGAACTTATTGGTGAACTAGAATGTAAGGTTGAGTTGTtggaaaaacaatttttatatggtgtttgtgtttgtgcGAAGAGAAATGAAATCCGGATAAAAATGATCCGTTATcacaaccaaaaatcaaaaggattaattgTGTGACCTAAAAATACGATTACTATTTTTAGAACTTCCCattatcattgagaaatgcacaaagcttTTCTCTAAATGGTTCGGTCTATGGCTTTTCAACCGAtagattgctttaaagaatgtaattcatggccagtgtcacaaaggcgttcgataaccatgtcttACTATCCTCAAAGACTTTTGGGAAAATAAATCCGAGGTCacatagacttctcgtttactcaaaaaattcataaaatgaaaatgcgagacctacgttcaacgttgaaAAAagtgttagcattggtaggatttccattcgaTCATTGTGGAATACCAAAAATATGATATCACTACGAA includes the following:
- the LOC122598283 gene encoding protein argonaute 2-like, producing the protein MVRPRRAGANYRANSEEPQPEVQGGRGRGRGGRGRGGGRGRGRGRGRGEAPRPNLADVIAQTVTNIMPTIGAQVQATLDRNNGVQPNEHQNVGNPKNVNDEGTQPHVVEE